Genomic window (Rathayibacter sp. VKM Ac-2760):
GAGGAGACGCGCCGGCTACACGAAGAAGTTCGTCCCACCCGCGACTGCCAGCTTGTCTTCGGGCCCCAGTCGATATGGTTGAAGCGCTTCACAATTCCGCCTACTCAATGACGAGGAGCAGGACATGCATCAGAAGACCCCATCGACACATTCCCCCCGGCCGGCGGGCGGGAGTCCTGGCGCTCCCGACGGTCGGTCTCCGGGCCGCCGCGGTATCGGCCTCGCCGCTCTCGCGGTCGGCGCGCTGTGCCTGACCCTCATCGGCTCGGGATGCGCACCGGCATCGGCCGCCGGCGCCACTGCCTCGATCACGTGGACGTCCGACGACGGCGCGCATCGCCTCGACGCGCGGCCGGCCAAGACGCTCGTCGCTGCCGACGGGACGGCGACGGACGCCACGATCAACATCGATCCGGCCGCGAAGTATCAGACGATCCTCGGTCAGGGGCAGTCGCTCGAGAGCAGCAGCGTCGCGAACATCGCGGCCTTGTCCTCGGCGAAGCGCGAGCAGCTGCTGAACGAGCTCTTCAACCCGACGACCGGCAACGGCTACAGCATGGTCCGGCTCTCGATGGGCTGCCCCGACTTCTGCTCGCAGGAGTTCTACACCTACGACGACGTCCCTGCCGGGCAGACGGACGAGAGCCTCTCGCGCTTCTCGATCCAGAAGGACATCGACGCCGGGATCGTCGCGACCGCGCAGCGCGTCAAGCAGATCAATCCGGCCGTGAAGTTCTACCTCTCGATGTGGTCGGCTCCGGCGTGGATGAAGACGAACGGGAGCCTGAGCAACGGCGGCTCCGTGAAGCCCGAGTACTACGACGAGCTCGCCCGCTACCAGCGGCTCGCGATCCAGGCGTACCAAGCGCAGGGCATCCCCGTCACGGCGATGACGCCGCAGAACGAACCGCGGGTGATCACGAACTACCCCACCGGCGAGTGGACCGGCGAGCAGATGCGCGACTACGTCCGGGACCACCTCGGTCCGGAGCTGGAGCGTGCGGGGCTGTCGACGGAGATCTGGGTGGGCGACGACAATCCGCCGAGGCTGACCGACTTCGTGCCGGCGATCCTGGACGACCCGCGGGCGGCGCGCTACGTCGACGGCGTCGCGATCCACGATTACAGCGGCGACGACCCGACGGTGCTCTCGGAGTTCTCGGTGAAGTACCCCGGTGTCCCCCTGCATCTGACGGAGCGCACCTACTACGGCGTGACCGGCGAGCGGAACAAGGTCGACGGCAGCCAGCAGGCCGGTGTCACCCGGGTGATGGACTTCTTCCGCAACGGCCTGTCCAGCTGGACCTACTGGCTCAGCTTCTTCGACACCGCCGGCGAGCCGAACACCGGCCCGCTGCGGGCGGAGTGCTGCGCCCTCCCCGTGACGGCCGCTCCCGGCGCCCTGGACGCGTACACGCTGAACCGGGACTACTACCTCTACGGGCAGTTCTCCCGGTTCGTCCTCCCCGGCTCCGTGCGCATCGGCTCCGACCAGACGTCGAAGGAGGTGACGAACGTCGCCTTCACCACCCCGCAGGGCGCGATCGTCCTCGTCGTCGCGAACAGCGCCTCGAGCGCGCGGTCCGTCAAGATCGTCTCCCCCGACGGCGTCCTGACCGACACCGTCCCGGCGGCAGCGGTCGCGACCTACCGGTGGAGCGCGTCGACCACGCAGTCGGATGCACGGGTGGGCTCGTTCGAGCTGGTCAATCGGGCTCATGCGGACCTCGCGCTCCACAACACTCGCGAGACGTACCTCGGCAACCCCGACGCGAGGCACGCCGTCGCCACTCCGACCGCGTGGAACCTGCTCGAGCAGCGCTGGACCATCACGACGGCGGGGAACGGCTACTACCGGCTGACCAGCCGCAGCGCACCCTCGTCCGTCCTCCACACGACCGGGGAGCACTACCGCGGCAACACGTCCGTCTGGAGCATCGCCGGCGTCTCGGGGGCGCTGAACTGGGACGAGCAGCTCTGGCGGATCGAGCCGACCGGCGACGGCTACTACCGCTTCCTCAACAAGGCGAGAGGGACCGCTCTCCAGGTCACCGGAGACACCTACAGCGCCTCGAGCGCCGCGCGGGACCTGGCCGGCTCACCTGCCGCATGGAATACCACGGAACAGCAGTTCCGGCTCGTGCCGACGAGCTGACCGCTCCCTCCGAGAAAGGGCGTCGCCCCTCCCCAGCGGAGGGTGCGGCGCCCTTTCTCGTACCGCTCGCCCGCTACCGCCCGAGTCCCGCGGCACTCCTCGCGAGCGTCGAGCACGTGCCGACGTCCTCTGCGCCAGGATCCCGACACCGACAGGGGTGCACGTCGGATCGGACGAGTCCTCCCCGGCTCGCACCTGCGCGATCGAGGCCCTGCGGTTCCGCTGCCCCTGAGATCACGAGCTCGGGAGCGACGGGTGAGCGGGCCGCCCACGACGGACGGCCGCCGGATCCTCCGTGAAGAGGTTCCGACGGCCGTCCGTCGTGGGAGGCGGAGTGTCAGCGGTAGGTGCCGACGGCGCTCACGTTCCCGGCGACGTCGGTCGCGCGGTACTCGACCTTGACGTACTGCGGCAGACCGAACAGCACGGGGCTGCGGTAGGTGAGCCACGGGGTCATCCGCATCTTGCCCTGATAGCGGATCTGGTACCGGTACTGCACCTGGTCGACGCCGGAGGTGGCGTCGGTGGCCGTGAGTGTCAGGCGGTAGCGCGACTTCTGCTCGGTGGCCACGACGGTCGGAGCGGTCCGGTCGATCTTCCCGTTCCACTGGACGGTCTCGGAGACGTTGCCCGCGGCGTCCGTGGCCTTCGCGACGACGGAGTGCTCGCCGTCGGTGTCGAAGACGATCGGACCGGTGACGGGGGCGAAGTCGCCGCCGTCGATGCTGGCGACCACGCTCGGTGCGGCGTCGACGTCGTCCGTTGCGGAGACGGTGACAGTGACCGGGTCGCGGTACCAGCCGTCGTCGCCGGTGGGCTCCGCCGGGTCGATTCCGAGTGTCACCGTGGGGGCGACGGTGTCCACGACCGGGGTCGTGACCGAGACGGAGTCGGTGAGGCGGATGTCCCGAGAGGAGGCGCCTGCGAACAGCTCCGTCTGGCCCTCGGGGGTGACCCAGTAGTCGTACTCGTCGTCCCAGTAGGCGAGTCGGTGCGTGGAGTCGTAGAGCGGGACCGGGATCTCGACGGTACCGGTGGCTCCGGGCTCCAGCGTGATCTGGCCCCAGCCGAGCAGCTGTCGCTCGGGGGTGACGGCGCGATCGGTCGGCAGGACACCGTGGTAGAGGTTCACGGTCTCGGTGCCGGCGACGTCGCCGGTGTTCTGCACTTCGACCTTCACGAGGCCGGGCTGGTAGGTGTCCTCTCCCCCGGCGGCGCGGGCGGTCGGGTCCTGGACCTCGATGCTGCGGTACTCGAAGTCCGTGTAGGAGAGGCCGTAGCCGAACTCGAACAGCGGGTCGATGTCGGCGGCGTCGTAGCCGCGGTAGCCGACGTTGACGCCCTCGGTGTACTCGACGGTGAGGGCGGGGTTGTTGACGTCGTAGACGGGGTTCTCGATGCCGAGCTCGTCGGTGACCTGCTCGGTCGACTTGGGCCAGGTGATCGGCAGCTTGCCCGAGAAGTTCTCGTCCCCGAAGACCAGGGCGGCGACGGCGCGTCCCTGCTCCTGACCCGGGTACCAGGACTCGAACACGGCCGCCACGTCGTCCACCCACGGCATCTCCACGCCGGTCCCCGTGGTGAGCACGACGATCGTGTTCGGGTTGACCGCGGTGACGGCGGAGATCAGCAGGTCCTCGTTCTGCGACAGCGCGAGCGTGCCGCGGTCGAGCGACTCGCCCATGTAGTCGTTGGCGACGATGACGGCGACGTCGGAGCGCTGCGCGGCGGCGACGGCTTCGACGATCTGGGGCGAGGCGGCGGCGCTGGGCGGGGTCCAGTCGAGACGGATGGCCGTTCCGAGGTTGCCGCCGGTGGAGCAGCACTGGTTCGGGGCGTCCGGGA
Coding sequences:
- a CDS encoding glycoside hydrolase family 30 beta sandwich domain-containing protein, whose translation is MHQKTPSTHSPRPAGGSPGAPDGRSPGRRGIGLAALAVGALCLTLIGSGCAPASAAGATASITWTSDDGAHRLDARPAKTLVAADGTATDATINIDPAAKYQTILGQGQSLESSSVANIAALSSAKREQLLNELFNPTTGNGYSMVRLSMGCPDFCSQEFYTYDDVPAGQTDESLSRFSIQKDIDAGIVATAQRVKQINPAVKFYLSMWSAPAWMKTNGSLSNGGSVKPEYYDELARYQRLAIQAYQAQGIPVTAMTPQNEPRVITNYPTGEWTGEQMRDYVRDHLGPELERAGLSTEIWVGDDNPPRLTDFVPAILDDPRAARYVDGVAIHDYSGDDPTVLSEFSVKYPGVPLHLTERTYYGVTGERNKVDGSQQAGVTRVMDFFRNGLSSWTYWLSFFDTAGEPNTGPLRAECCALPVTAAPGALDAYTLNRDYYLYGQFSRFVLPGSVRIGSDQTSKEVTNVAFTTPQGAIVLVVANSASSARSVKIVSPDGVLTDTVPAAAVATYRWSASTTQSDARVGSFELVNRAHADLALHNTRETYLGNPDARHAVATPTAWNLLEQRWTITTAGNGYYRLTSRSAPSSVLHTTGEHYRGNTSVWSIAGVSGALNWDEQLWRIEPTGDGYYRFLNKARGTALQVTGDTYSASSAARDLAGSPAAWNTTEQQFRLVPTS